From the genome of Alphaproteobacteria bacterium, one region includes:
- the ihfB gene encoding integration host factor subunit beta codes for MTKSELIQRLAERNPHLLQRDAERIVATILEEITAALARGDRVELRGFGAFSVKQRAARTGRNPRTGAAVDVDAKVVPYFKTGKELRERLNGE; via the coding sequence ATGACCAAGTCGGAATTGATACAGCGCCTGGCCGAGCGCAACCCGCACCTGCTGCAACGCGACGCGGAACGTATCGTGGCAACAATTCTCGAAGAGATCACCGCCGCACTCGCGCGCGGCGATCGGGTGGAATTACGCGGTTTCGGTGCGTTTTCCGTCAAGCAACGGGCCGCCAGAACCGGCCGGAATCCGCGTACCGGTGCGGCCGTGGACGTGGACGCCAAGGTCGTTCCCTATTTCAAGACCGGCAAGGAATTGCGCGAACGCCTCAACGGCGAGTAA
- a CDS encoding lipopolysaccharide assembly protein LapA domain-containing protein yields the protein MNRLRWLITIPVAIIVVVLAVNNRGDASLNLWPLDLIITWPLFAFVFIGAGAGFVLGAALMWITSAPTRRRARERASRIRELERAAADSERASVPAPVGQLPAQTD from the coding sequence GTGAACCGCTTGCGCTGGCTGATAACCATTCCGGTCGCGATCATCGTGGTCGTCCTCGCCGTCAACAATCGGGGCGACGCCAGTCTCAATCTCTGGCCTCTCGATCTGATCATCACATGGCCGCTGTTCGCGTTCGTGTTCATCGGGGCCGGGGCGGGATTCGTCCTCGGCGCAGCGCTGATGTGGATCACCTCTGCCCCAACCCGCAGACGTGCGCGCGAACGGGCGAGCAGAATTCGCGAACTCGAACGCGCGGCAGCCGATAGCGAGCGCGCGAGCGTGCCCGCGCCCGTCGGCCAGCTGCCGGCGCAGACGGACTAG
- a CDS encoding ornithine cyclodeaminase family protein, translating into MQTIDPATVDALLDAPSLVAALHAAFRDGAVTPVRHHHNIPMGTRDDATLLLMPAWDNEAPPRHIGVKTVTVHPDNPTRSPAAPQPSVQGAYLLLDGQTGAPRALIDGPALTARRTAAASALASRFLSRPDSHRLVMIGTGRLAPDLILAHCAERPIDQVLVWGRDTDKAAGLARRMSGHGFAVAACDDLEGAITNADIVSCATTSRTPVFRGEWLSPGTHVDLVGGFRPDMREADDTAIMRARIFVDTRAGAMAEAGDITQPLAAEMIAADDILAEFSELCRDEHVGRASVGEITLFKSVGTALEDLAAAELLIDRLAP; encoded by the coding sequence TTGCAGACCATCGACCCGGCAACCGTCGACGCGTTGCTTGATGCCCCGAGTCTGGTGGCGGCGCTGCATGCGGCATTCCGGGACGGGGCCGTCACGCCGGTCCGCCATCACCACAACATTCCCATGGGCACCCGCGACGACGCGACCCTGCTGCTCATGCCGGCATGGGACAACGAGGCACCCCCGCGTCACATCGGGGTCAAGACCGTCACCGTCCACCCGGACAATCCGACCCGGAGCCCGGCGGCCCCGCAACCCTCCGTACAGGGCGCCTATCTTCTGCTGGACGGGCAAACCGGCGCCCCGCGCGCGCTCATCGACGGCCCCGCCCTGACCGCGCGACGCACCGCCGCGGCATCCGCGCTGGCCTCACGATTTCTGTCGCGACCGGATTCGCACCGCCTCGTCATGATCGGGACGGGTCGACTCGCGCCGGACCTGATCCTGGCCCATTGCGCCGAGCGCCCGATCGACCAGGTCCTCGTTTGGGGACGCGACACGGACAAGGCGGCGGGTCTCGCGCGCCGGATGTCCGGTCATGGTTTCGCGGTCGCCGCCTGCGACGATCTGGAGGGTGCAATCACCAACGCCGATATCGTGAGCTGTGCGACCACCTCACGAACGCCGGTGTTCCGGGGCGAATGGCTGTCTCCCGGCACCCATGTCGATCTGGTCGGCGGCTTTCGCCCCGACATGCGCGAGGCCGACGACACCGCGATCATGCGGGCGCGGATTTTTGTCGATACCCGCGCGGGTGCGATGGCCGAGGCCGGGGATATCACGCAACCCCTGGCCGCCGAGATGATCGCGGCGGATGACATCCTCGCGGAGTTCTCCGAATTGTGCCGGGACGAACATGTCGGGAGGGCGTCGGTCGGCGAGATCACGCTGTTCAAATCCGTCGGAACAGCGCTCGAGGACCTCGCGGCTGCGGAACTTCTAATCGACCGGCTGGCGCCATGA
- a CDS encoding AGE family epimerase/isomerase, whose translation MSIDAAHIHEWLSRQALPLWSHAGFDDAAGGFVECLTLDGKPLIDQAKRMRVQARQIYVYSHAHLLGWTPPAGGPSAIDVARGGFEFLTRHYWRRDGGGFIFSAACDGSPADTRIEAYEQAFALFAFAWYHRASADSEALAWATRTLDYLDESLADPIHGGYFENPAHDLPRRQNPHMHLLEALLALHGATADTAYLDRARLIIELFRTRFVDPATGTLGEFFETDWSPAPGTAGQITEPGHHFEWVWLLRRYSEASGESTRTEADALYAFAMAHGCDHAPGAAQGLAFDSVLRSGTDARLGHGTPLDDNKRLWVQTEAIKAQLARLEDGADPDAAAHLEMLLARLFGLYLAIGHGNWQDHLDAGGGAIAETAPASSFYHLFLCLTEVLRVRDRRTDLC comes from the coding sequence ATGAGCATCGACGCGGCCCATATCCATGAATGGCTTAGCCGACAGGCCCTGCCGCTCTGGTCCCATGCCGGATTCGATGACGCGGCCGGCGGCTTCGTCGAGTGCCTGACCCTCGACGGCAAACCCCTCATCGATCAGGCCAAACGAATGCGCGTCCAGGCCCGGCAGATCTATGTGTACAGCCACGCCCACCTGCTCGGCTGGACCCCGCCTGCCGGCGGCCCGAGCGCGATCGATGTGGCCCGCGGCGGCTTCGAATTCCTCACCCGCCACTACTGGCGCAGAGACGGCGGTGGCTTCATCTTCTCCGCCGCCTGTGACGGCAGCCCGGCCGATACCCGGATCGAGGCCTATGAGCAGGCCTTCGCGCTATTCGCATTCGCCTGGTACCACCGCGCAAGCGCCGATTCCGAAGCGTTGGCCTGGGCCACACGCACCCTCGACTATCTCGACGAAAGCCTTGCCGACCCCATCCATGGCGGATATTTCGAGAACCCGGCGCACGACCTACCGCGCCGCCAGAACCCCCACATGCATCTGCTGGAAGCGTTGCTGGCACTACACGGGGCCACCGCCGACACGGCCTATCTCGACCGTGCGCGTCTTATCATCGAGCTGTTCCGGACCCGTTTCGTCGACCCGGCGACCGGCACCCTGGGCGAATTCTTCGAGACCGACTGGTCGCCCGCGCCCGGCACGGCGGGCCAGATCACCGAACCCGGACATCATTTCGAATGGGTTTGGCTACTGCGGCGCTACTCCGAAGCAAGCGGCGAGAGTACGCGCACAGAGGCAGACGCGCTGTACGCGTTCGCCATGGCCCATGGCTGCGACCATGCGCCGGGGGCCGCCCAGGGCCTGGCGTTTGATTCGGTCCTGCGCAGCGGCACGGATGCGCGGCTCGGTCACGGCACGCCGCTCGACGACAACAAGCGCCTGTGGGTCCAGACCGAGGCCATCAAGGCGCAGCTGGCGCGGCTCGAGGACGGCGCCGATCCCGACGCCGCGGCGCATCTCGAAATGCTGCTGGCGCGACTGTTCGGGCTATATCTCGCGATCGGACACGGCAACTGGCAGGACCATCTGGACGCCGGCGGCGGCGCAATCGCCGAAACCGCACCCGCATCGAGCTTCTACCACCTGTTTCTGTGCCTCACCGAGGTGTTGCGTGTGCGTGACCGGCGAACGGACCTCTGCTAG
- the pyrF gene encoding orotidine-5'-phosphate decarboxylase: MTNLPQLPANPVFASLDTTDLEQAVAWAEMLRGHVGGVKAGLEFFSANGAEGVRRIIDLGQPFFLDLKFHDIPNTVAGAVRAVAGLGAAIVNVHAAGGPAMLAAAREAAEQAGGAQRPLVIAVTVLTSLDDSDLVAVGQSVPARDQVVRLAQLAQSEGLDGVVCSPAEITAIRAACGPAFKLIVPGIRPTWAATGDQKRFTTPAQARDDGADVLVIGRPITRADDPAAAAARIAGELGLAE; this comes from the coding sequence ATGACAAATCTTCCGCAATTGCCGGCAAATCCCGTGTTCGCGTCCCTCGACACAACCGATCTGGAACAGGCCGTCGCATGGGCCGAGATGCTGCGCGGGCATGTCGGCGGGGTGAAGGCGGGGCTCGAGTTCTTCTCGGCCAACGGGGCCGAAGGGGTGCGGCGGATCATCGATCTGGGCCAGCCTTTCTTTCTCGACCTCAAATTCCACGACATTCCCAATACGGTGGCCGGAGCGGTGCGCGCCGTCGCCGGTCTTGGGGCCGCGATCGTCAACGTCCATGCCGCGGGCGGCCCCGCGATGCTGGCGGCCGCGCGCGAGGCGGCCGAGCAGGCCGGCGGCGCGCAACGGCCGCTGGTGATCGCCGTCACCGTGCTGACAAGCCTCGATGATTCGGACCTGGTGGCGGTTGGCCAGTCCGTTCCGGCCCGCGATCAGGTTGTGCGCCTGGCACAGCTCGCCCAGTCCGAGGGGCTTGACGGGGTGGTGTGTTCCCCGGCCGAGATCACCGCCATTCGCGCCGCCTGCGGGCCCGCATTCAAGTTGATCGTGCCGGGCATTCGCCCCACCTGGGCCGCGACCGGCGACCAGAAGCGGTTCACCACGCCCGCCCAGGCGCGCGACGACGGCGCCGACGTGCTGGTCATCGGCCGCCCGATCACCCGTGCCGACGATCCCGCCGCCGCGGCCGCACGGATCGCCGGCGAGCTGGGGCTGGCGGAATGA
- a CDS encoding phosphoribosylanthranilate isomerase: MSVTAKICGINDETAMRTAIEAGARFVGLVFYPPSPRALDPDTAATLAALVPDGVTRVGLFVDPDDTLLEKVLARVPLDLVQLHGDESPERCREIRQGTGLPVMKVIKVANAADIESAHAYTGAVDWLMFDAKAPKEMTNALPGGNALAFDWTLLSAHQWPVPWMLAGGLSADNITEAVRASGAAIVDVSSGVEVAPGRKDPDRIRTFLEEVGSL, from the coding sequence ATGAGCGTGACCGCCAAGATTTGCGGCATCAATGACGAGACTGCAATGCGCACGGCCATCGAGGCCGGCGCCCGGTTTGTCGGACTGGTCTTCTATCCGCCGAGCCCGCGCGCGCTCGATCCCGACACGGCCGCAACGCTGGCGGCACTCGTTCCCGACGGGGTGACCCGGGTCGGGCTGTTCGTCGACCCCGACGACACTCTGCTCGAAAAGGTACTGGCCAGAGTGCCCCTCGACCTGGTTCAGCTGCATGGGGACGAAAGCCCCGAGCGCTGCCGCGAAATACGCCAGGGCACAGGCCTGCCTGTCATGAAGGTGATCAAAGTCGCGAATGCCGCCGACATCGAGAGCGCCCACGCCTATACCGGCGCGGTCGACTGGCTGATGTTCGACGCCAAGGCGCCGAAGGAAATGACAAATGCCCTGCCCGGCGGCAACGCGCTGGCCTTCGACTGGACCCTGTTGTCGGCCCATCAATGGCCCGTGCCCTGGATGCTCGCGGGCGGGCTCAGCGCCGACAACATAACCGAGGCCGTGCGTGCGTCGGGCGCCGCCATCGTCGATGTCTCTTCGGGCGTGGAGGTCGCCCCGGGCCGCAAGGACCCGGACCGGATCAGGACGTTTCTCGAGGAGGTGGGAAGCCTGTGA
- the trpB gene encoding tryptophan synthase subunit beta: MSAEPNSYQNGPDEHGHFGIFGGRFVAETLMPLILEVEQAYAAAKADPGFQAELDEYLAHYVGRPSPLYFAERITEHFGGAKIYFKRDELNHTGAHKINNCMGQILLARRMGKKRIIAETGAGQHGVATATVCARFGLECVVYMGATDIERQAPNVFRMKLLGAEVIPVTSGTATLKDAMNDALRDWVANVDDTYYLIGTVAGPHPYPAMVRDFQKIIGEETRAQMQAAEGRLPDSLVACIGGGSNAMGLFYPFLDDTDVRIIGVEAAGHGIETGEHAASLTGGRPGVLHGNRTFLLQDDDGQILDAHSISAGLDYPGIGPEHAWLHELGRVEYVSVTDQEALDAFQLCSRLEGIIPALEPSHALAHVGKIAADLPADHLMVMNMCGRGDKDVFTIADALGVEL; the protein is encoded by the coding sequence ATGAGCGCGGAACCCAACAGCTACCAGAACGGCCCCGACGAACACGGGCATTTCGGCATCTTCGGCGGCCGGTTCGTTGCCGAAACGCTGATGCCGCTGATTCTCGAGGTCGAGCAGGCCTATGCGGCCGCCAAGGCCGATCCGGGCTTTCAGGCCGAGCTGGACGAGTATCTGGCCCACTATGTGGGCCGGCCGAGCCCGCTGTATTTCGCCGAGCGTATCACCGAGCATTTCGGCGGCGCGAAGATCTATTTCAAGCGCGACGAGCTGAACCACACAGGCGCCCACAAGATCAACAATTGCATGGGCCAGATCCTGCTCGCCCGGCGCATGGGCAAGAAGCGGATCATCGCCGAGACCGGTGCGGGCCAGCATGGGGTTGCGACGGCGACCGTCTGCGCGCGCTTCGGCCTGGAGTGCGTGGTCTATATGGGCGCCACCGACATCGAGCGCCAGGCGCCGAATGTGTTCCGCATGAAGCTGCTGGGCGCCGAGGTCATTCCGGTCACCAGCGGCACCGCGACCCTCAAGGACGCGATGAACGACGCGCTGCGCGACTGGGTGGCGAATGTCGATGATACCTATTATCTGATCGGCACGGTCGCCGGCCCACACCCCTATCCGGCGATGGTGCGGGATTTCCAGAAAATCATCGGTGAAGAGACCAGGGCACAGATGCAGGCCGCGGAAGGCCGTCTGCCGGATTCCCTCGTTGCCTGCATCGGCGGCGGCTCGAATGCGATGGGCCTGTTCTACCCTTTCCTCGACGACACGGATGTCCGCATCATCGGCGTCGAGGCGGCCGGCCACGGCATCGAGACCGGCGAACATGCCGCGTCATTGACCGGCGGACGCCCGGGTGTGCTGCACGGCAACCGGACCTTCCTGCTGCAGGACGACGACGGCCAGATTCTCGACGCCCACTCGATCTCCGCCGGGCTCGATTATCCCGGCATCGGACCGGAACATGCCTGGCTGCATGAACTGGGCCGGGTCGAATATGTCTCCGTCACCGACCAGGAGGCCCTCGACGCCTTCCAGCTATGTTCGCGCCTGGAAGGCATCATTCCCGCACTCGAGCCGTCCCATGCGCTGGCCCATGTGGGCAAGATCGCCGCCGATCTGCCCGCCGACCACCTGATGGTCATGAACATGTGCGGGCGCGGCGACAAGGACGTGTTCACCATCGCCGACGCACTCGGAGTCGAGCTGTGA
- the trpA gene encoding tryptophan synthase subunit alpha has product MNRGETSGRIEARFEKLAGEGRAAFVPFIMAADPDLETSFDILQGLPAAGADLIELGVMYSDPMADGPAIQAAGLRAKAGGARLDRTLDMVRRFRTGDAGDNDTPIILMGYYNPIYIYGVDRFLADAREAGVDGLIVVDLPPEEDVELCLPALATGMHFIRLATPTTNDARLPAVIANTSGFVYYVAIAGITGTKSADAAEIQASVERLKRHTDLPVAVGFGIKTPDQAAAVAAIADAAVVGSAIVQMVADNLDSNGKAKPELVTNVLELTRSLAEGVRGAARKAAQ; this is encoded by the coding sequence GTGAACCGGGGCGAGACCAGCGGCCGCATCGAGGCGCGGTTCGAGAAGCTCGCGGGCGAAGGCCGCGCGGCGTTTGTTCCGTTCATCATGGCCGCAGACCCCGACCTCGAGACCAGCTTCGATATCCTCCAGGGGCTGCCCGCAGCGGGGGCGGACCTGATCGAGCTGGGTGTGATGTATTCCGACCCCATGGCCGACGGGCCGGCGATCCAGGCGGCGGGCCTGCGCGCCAAGGCCGGCGGCGCACGCCTCGACCGGACATTGGACATGGTCCGGCGCTTCCGCACCGGGGACGCCGGCGACAACGACACCCCGATCATCCTGATGGGCTACTACAACCCCATATATATCTACGGCGTCGACAGATTCCTCGCCGACGCGCGTGAGGCCGGTGTCGACGGGCTGATCGTGGTCGACCTGCCGCCCGAGGAAGATGTCGAGCTGTGTCTCCCGGCGCTGGCCACGGGCATGCATTTCATCCGCCTTGCGACCCCCACAACCAACGACGCGCGGCTGCCCGCCGTGATCGCGAACACCTCGGGCTTCGTCTACTACGTCGCGATTGCCGGTATCACGGGCACGAAATCGGCCGATGCGGCGGAGATTCAGGCCTCGGTCGAGCGCTTGAAGCGCCATACGGATCTGCCGGTCGCCGTGGGGTTTGGCATCAAAACCCCGGATCAGGCCGCCGCGGTCGCGGCGATTGCCGACGCCGCCGTTGTCGGATCGGCCATCGTACAAATGGTCGCGGACAATCTGGATTCAAACGGCAAGGCAAAACCGGAACTGGTGACCAACGTGCTCGAACTCACCCGATCCCTTGCGGAGGGTGTGCGCGGCGCAGCCCGCAAGGCGGCGCAATGA
- the accD gene encoding acetyl-CoA carboxylase, carboxyltransferase subunit beta gives MSWLNEFVRPKIRALVGKKDVPDNLWHKCPSCEQMLFHRELSDNLHVCHACGHHLRLAAKTRMSFLFDDGEFTRVEFQAVTPDPLKFRDSRRYADRLKDAQNKSGEKEAIVIGHGTIGGQRAVIAAFDFGFMGGSMGQAVGEGLLTAAREAIAQDAALIAIPASGGARMQEGMLSLIQMPRTVLAVEQVREAGLPYIVILTDPTTGGVSASFAMLGDIQIAEPGATIGFAGKRVIKDTIREELPEGFQTAESLREHGMVDMVVPRGEMQATIAQVLNLLREGRGAADGDASGGEPAPIALTAPAPGDKPAAASPADGD, from the coding sequence ATGAGCTGGTTGAACGAATTCGTCCGCCCGAAGATTCGCGCGCTTGTCGGAAAGAAGGACGTCCCGGACAATCTCTGGCACAAATGCCCATCCTGCGAGCAGATGCTGTTCCACCGCGAACTCAGCGACAATCTGCATGTCTGCCATGCCTGCGGACATCATCTCCGTCTCGCCGCCAAGACCCGCATGAGCTTCCTGTTCGACGACGGGGAATTCACCCGGGTCGAATTCCAGGCCGTTACACCCGACCCGCTGAAGTTCCGGGACAGCCGCCGCTACGCCGACCGCCTGAAGGATGCGCAGAACAAGTCCGGCGAGAAAGAGGCGATCGTCATCGGCCATGGCACGATCGGCGGCCAACGCGCCGTCATCGCCGCCTTTGATTTCGGCTTCATGGGCGGTTCCATGGGCCAGGCCGTCGGCGAAGGTTTGCTGACGGCCGCGCGTGAAGCCATCGCCCAGGACGCGGCATTGATCGCCATCCCCGCATCGGGCGGCGCGCGGATGCAGGAAGGCATGCTCAGCCTGATCCAGATGCCGCGTACCGTGCTGGCGGTCGAACAGGTGCGCGAGGCCGGCCTGCCCTACATCGTCATCCTCACGGACCCGACCACGGGCGGCGTATCCGCATCCTTCGCGATGCTCGGAGACATCCAGATCGCCGAGCCCGGTGCCACCATCGGCTTCGCCGGCAAGCGCGTCATCAAGGACACAATCCGCGAAGAACTGCCCGAAGGCTTCCAGACGGCGGAATCCCTGCGCGAGCACGGGATGGTCGACATGGTCGTGCCGCGCGGCGAAATGCAGGCCACGATTGCACAGGTTCTGAACCTGCTGCGCGAGGGCCGCGGCGCTGCGGACGGTGACGCGTCGGGCGGCGAGCCGGCTCCCATCGCCCTGACCGCCCCGGCGCCCGGCGACAAACCTGCTGCCGCCAGTCCGGCAGATGGTGACTAG
- a CDS encoding folylpolyglutamate synthase/dihydrofolate synthase family protein, translating to MTSATDAAESDARAIAAILARFVKYHPDRIDLSLDRMHRLLSDLGNPHDNLPPAIHIAGTNGKGSTTAFLDAALTAAGLRVSAYTSPQLVRYAERYRIAGEIISDADLRALFEEIDERNAGRPITEFEITTAAAFLAMARKQADIILLETGLGGRFDATNVVSQPAATIITPVGYDHMEFLGDTLAAIAGEKAAIQKPDVPSIVAPQAPEAAAVIHAFAEAVGAPLYRAGLEWQLQAMADGGGRYIRGEKQWHLPRPGLPGRHQLDNAALAAACLDVCGFPGIDQGAIKTGIARARWPGRMQRLTSGPLVRSMPTGSEIWLDAAHNPMGAAALADALDELQAHDPRPQHLVFAMLEDKDVVEFLAPFTPRIVGATAVPIDDDPRAMSVRELVAAAESAGVIVQSAPSVADALSRIPRSPTPARVLVTGSHLLVGAALRANS from the coding sequence GTGACTAGCGCCACCGACGCCGCCGAGAGCGACGCGCGCGCGATTGCCGCAATCCTCGCGCGCTTCGTCAAATACCATCCCGACCGCATCGACCTGTCCCTCGACCGGATGCACCGGCTGCTGTCGGATTTGGGCAACCCCCACGACAATCTGCCGCCAGCCATCCATATCGCCGGCACCAACGGCAAGGGCTCGACAACCGCGTTCCTCGACGCCGCCCTGACGGCCGCCGGCCTGCGAGTCAGCGCCTACACCTCGCCGCAACTCGTGCGCTACGCCGAACGCTACCGGATCGCCGGAGAGATCATCTCCGATGCGGATTTGAGGGCGCTGTTCGAGGAAATCGACGAGCGCAACGCCGGTCGGCCCATCACCGAATTCGAGATCACCACCGCCGCGGCCTTCCTCGCCATGGCACGCAAACAAGCCGATATTATCCTTCTCGAAACCGGGCTGGGCGGGCGCTTCGACGCCACGAACGTGGTCTCGCAACCCGCCGCGACCATCATTACCCCGGTCGGCTATGACCATATGGAGTTCCTCGGCGACACCCTGGCCGCGATCGCGGGCGAGAAGGCCGCCATCCAGAAACCCGATGTGCCTTCCATTGTGGCCCCCCAGGCCCCCGAGGCCGCGGCGGTCATTCATGCGTTCGCGGAGGCCGTCGGAGCGCCGCTGTATCGCGCCGGTCTTGAATGGCAACTGCAGGCCATGGCGGATGGCGGTGGACGCTACATCCGCGGTGAGAAACAGTGGCACCTGCCCCGGCCCGGCCTGCCGGGACGCCACCAACTCGACAATGCCGCGCTTGCCGCCGCCTGCCTCGATGTATGCGGGTTCCCCGGCATCGACCAGGGCGCCATAAAGACGGGCATCGCCCGGGCGCGCTGGCCGGGCCGGATGCAGCGGCTCACCTCGGGTCCGCTCGTCAGATCGATGCCGACAGGCAGCGAGATCTGGCTCGACGCGGCACACAACCCGATGGGCGCCGCTGCCCTGGCAGACGCTCTGGACGAACTCCAGGCGCATGACCCACGCCCGCAGCATCTGGTTTTCGCCATGCTGGAAGACAAGGATGTCGTCGAATTCCTGGCGCCTTTCACCCCACGCATCGTCGGCGCCACCGCTGTCCCCATCGACGATGATCCTCGCGCCATGTCGGTGCGTGAACTGGTCGCCGCAGCGGAAAGCGCGGGTGTGATCGTGCAGTCCGCCCCGAGCGTCGCGGATGCCTTGTCCCGGATCCCCCGCAGCCCCACACCGGCGCGCGTCCTCGTCACGGGGTCTCATCTCCTGGTCGGTGCGGCATTGCGCGCGAACAGCTGA
- a CDS encoding 2OG-Fe(II) oxygenase translates to MTTPMLEDMLERGDRAPNFFLPDQRDIVINLNDKARGGPLFVLLYPTQKDPGALGELQAMFKAAPAMLEAGAHLFAISADPMPLVQKIAGEINPGFFLLSDADKKVATRFGARGKLVGFVFGPDQKCRTVLRPGDTPIAERAAAEIAAMDAPVPTPAQLHPPILVIPEVFSPSFCQWLIEQFETRGNEPSGTLRMEEGKMVHITDGETKRRRDHHVVDKDLLEAIGSRIERRVLPEIRNAFHSDIRFVEEFKIVRYDADVGGFFRPHRDNTTLGTAHRRFAMTLNLNTEDHEGGELRFPEYGQASYRPATGEAAIFSCNLLHEATDVTSGQRYTLLSFMYDESGRQFLERYRDKGQAS, encoded by the coding sequence ATGACCACACCGATGCTTGAAGACATGCTCGAACGGGGCGACCGCGCGCCGAATTTCTTCCTGCCCGATCAGCGCGACATCGTCATCAACCTGAACGACAAGGCGCGCGGCGGGCCGCTTTTCGTCCTGCTTTACCCGACGCAGAAAGATCCCGGCGCGCTGGGTGAACTGCAGGCGATGTTCAAGGCCGCGCCCGCCATGCTGGAGGCCGGTGCACATCTGTTCGCGATCAGCGCCGATCCGATGCCGCTGGTGCAGAAGATCGCGGGGGAAATCAATCCGGGGTTTTTCCTGTTGTCCGACGCCGACAAGAAGGTCGCGACCCGTTTCGGGGCCCGTGGAAAACTGGTCGGGTTTGTCTTCGGCCCCGACCAGAAATGCCGCACCGTCCTGCGGCCCGGCGACACGCCGATCGCCGAACGGGCGGCGGCCGAGATCGCCGCCATGGATGCCCCGGTCCCGACCCCGGCGCAACTGCACCCGCCAATCCTGGTTATCCCCGAAGTGTTCTCGCCATCCTTTTGCCAATGGCTGATCGAACAGTTCGAGACGCGGGGCAATGAGCCTTCCGGCACATTGCGCATGGAAGAGGGCAAGATGGTCCACATCACCGACGGTGAGACCAAGCGGCGGCGCGATCATCACGTGGTCGACAAGGATCTGCTCGAGGCAATCGGCAGCCGGATCGAGCGCCGTGTGCTTCCGGAGATTAGGAATGCCTTCCATAGCGACATTCGGTTCGTCGAGGAGTTCAAGATCGTTCGCTACGATGCCGATGTCGGCGGGTTTTTCCGGCCCCATCGCGACAACACCACGCTCGGCACCGCCCATCGCCGCTTCGCGATGACCCTCAACCTCAACACCGAGGATCATGAGGGCGGCGAACTGCGGTTCCCGGAATATGGTCAGGCCAGCTATCGACCGGCAACCGGCGAAGCGGCGATCTTCTCGTGCAACCTGCTGCACGAGGCAACCGACGTGACCAGCGGCCAGCGCTACACCCTGCTGTCTTTCATGTATGACGAGAGCGGTCGTCAGTTCCTGGAACGCTACCGCGACAAGGGACAGGCCAGCTAG
- the trxA gene encoding thioredoxin TrxA, which translates to MPSKQITDDSFEADVLQSDKPVLVDFWAEWCGPCKQIGPTLEELANDKDGDVVVAKLNIDDNPMTPSKYGVRGIPTLLLFKDGQVASMKVGSLPKSQIYDWVESVL; encoded by the coding sequence ATGCCCTCCAAACAAATCACGGACGATTCCTTCGAAGCCGACGTTCTGCAGTCGGACAAGCCTGTTCTGGTTGATTTCTGGGCTGAATGGTGCGGCCCCTGCAAGCAGATCGGCCCGACTCTGGAAGAGCTCGCCAACGACAAGGATGGCGATGTCGTCGTTGCGAAGTTGAACATCGACGACAATCCGATGACCCCGTCGAAATACGGTGTCCGCGGCATTCCGACATTGCTGCTCTTCAAGGACGGCCAGGTGGCCTCGATGAAGGTCGGCAGCCTGCCGAAAAGCCAGATTTACGACTGGGTCGAGTCCGTTCTCTAG